One window of the Populus nigra chromosome 4, ddPopNigr1.1, whole genome shotgun sequence genome contains the following:
- the LOC133692384 gene encoding uncharacterized protein LOC133692384, with amino-acid sequence MATISALDKPLQYPIVRRDDTVIDDYHGVKIADPYRWLEDPDAEEVKEFVQEQVKLTESVLKACDTREKLRETITKLFDHPRYDAPSKRGNKYFYFHNTGLQAQDVLYVQDSLEGEAEVLLDPNELSEDGTVSLNSYTLSVSEDAKYLAYGISKSGSDWVTIKVMRIEDKIVEADTLNWVKFTSIKWTHDSKGFFYGRYPTPKEGENLDAGTETNSNLYHELYYHFLGKNQSEDILCWRDPENPKYVFGADVTDDGKYLLLYIGEGCDPVNKVYHCDMSAFSDGLEGFKGGKSLLPFTKLIDNFDARYHEIANDGTSFTFLTNKDAPKYKIVRVDLKEPSSWIDVIPESEKDVLESAYAVDGDKMIVSYLSDVKHVLQIRDLKTGSLLHQLPIDIGSVTGISAHRKDSTVFIEFTSFLTPRIIYQCNLDTGVPDLKIFREISVPGFDRTEFHVDQLFVTSKDDTKIPTFIVAKKNIKLDGSHPCLLYGYGGFNVSITPSFRVSRMVLTRHLGAVFCIANIRGGGEYGEEWHKAGSLARKQNCFDDFISVSEYLVSAGYTQPKKLCIEGGSNGGLLVGACINQRPDLFGCALAHVGVMDMLRFHKFTIGHAWTSDYGCSDKKEEFGWLIKYSPLHNVRRPWEQHPEQPSQYPPTMILTADHDDRVVPLHSLKLLATMQYILCTSLENSPQTNPIIGRIECKAGHGAGRPTQKMIDEAADRYSFMARMLGASWNE; translated from the exons ATGGCTACGATCTCAGCACTCGACAAGCCTTTACAGTATCCAATCGTTCGCCGAGACGACACTGTAATTGACGATTACCATGGTGTAAAAATCGCAGATCCTTATCGATG GCTTGAAGATCCTGATGCAGAGGAGGTAAAAGAGTTTGTTCAGGAGCAAGTAAAATTGACAGAATCAGTGTTAAAGGCATGCGATACGAGAGAAAAACTTCGTGAAACAATCACCAAGTTATTCGATCACCCGCGATATGATGCGCCGTCTAAGCGAGGGAACAAGTATTTTTACTTTCACAATACTGGGCTTCAGGCTCAAGACGTCCTCTATGTGCAG GATAGTTTAGAGGGAGAGGCAGAGGTTTTGCTGGATCCAAATGAGCTAAGTGAGGATGGGACGGTGTCATTGAATAGCTATACGCTTTCGGTTAGCGAGGATGCTAAGTACTTGGCTTATGGGATTAGTAAGAGCGGGAGTGATTGGGTTACGATTAAAGTTATGCGCATCGAGGATAAGATAGTTGAGGCTGATACTTTAAATTGG GTTAAGTTTACCAGTATTAAGTGGACTCATGATAGCAAAGGGTTCTTCTATGGCCGTTATCCGACTCCCAA AGAGGGAGAAAACTTAGATGCTGGGACAGAGACTAATTCTAATCTTTATCATGAGCTATACTATCATTTCTTGGGAAAGAATCAATCCGAAGATATACTATGCTGGAGAGATCCTGAAAACCCCAAATATGTGTTTGGAGCTGATGTGACAGATGATGGAAAA TATCTTCTCTTATATATTGGTGAGGGCTGCGATCCTGTCAACAAAGTATACCACTGTGATATGTCTGCATTTTCTGATGGCCTTGAAGGTTTCAAGGGAGGAAAAAGCCTGCTCCCATTTACTAAGCTTATTGATAACTTTGATGCACGGTATCATGAGATTGCAAATGATGGCACATCGTTTACTTTTTTGACTAATAAAGATGCccctaaatataaaatagtccGGGTAGATTTGAAGGAGCCTAGTAGCTGGATAGATGTTATCCCAGAATCTGAAAAGGATGTCCTGGAATCAGCATATGCTGTTGATGGTGATAAAATGATTGTCAGTTACTTGAGTGATGTGAAGCATGTTCTACAAATAAGGGATTTGAAAACAGGATCTCTACTGCATCAATTACCGATTGACATTGGTTCAGTTACTGGGATATCTGCACATCGAAAGGATAGTACAGTATTTATTGAGTTTACCAGTTTTCTCACCCCCCGTATAATATATCAATGCAATTTAGACACTGGTGTTCCAGATTTGAAGATATTTCGTGAAATTAGTGTGCCAGGATTTGATCGTACAGAGTTCCATGTGGATCAG CTTTTTGTGACTAGCAAGGATGATACCAAGATACCAACGTTTATTGTTGCCAAGAAGAATATAAAGTTGGATGGGTCGCACCCATGTTTGTTATATGGGTATGGGGGATTTAATGTTAGTATTACACCATCATTTCGTGTCAGTCGTATGGTACTGACCAGGCATTTAGGTGCTGTTTTCTGCATTGCAAACATTCGTGGTGGTGGAGAATATGGTGAGGAATGGCATAAAGCAGGCTCACTTGCCAGAAAGCAGAATTGCTTTGATGACTTCATTTCTGTTTCTGAATATCTTGTATCTGCTGGCTATACCCAACCAAAGAAGTTGTGCATCGAAGGAGGCAGCAATGGTGGGCTTCTTGTTGGGGCTTGCATAAATCAG CGACCTGATCTGTTTGGTTGTGCTCTGGCTCATGTTGGTGTTATGGACATGCTGCGATTTCACAAGTTCACTATAG GTCATGCATGGACTTCTGACTATGGCTGTTCAGACAAGAAGGAAGAGTTTGGTTGGCTAATCAA GTACTCGCCGCTGCATAATGTTCGCAGACCATGGGAACAACATCCTGAACAACCTTCACAGTACCCACCTACCATGATATTGACTGCTGATCATGATGATCGAGTTGTGCCATTACACTCTCTGAAGCTGTTGGCT ACCATGCAATATATTTTGTGCACGAGCTTGGAGAATAGTCCTCAGACAAATCCGATAATTGGTCGCATTGAGTGTAAGGCTGGACATGGAGCTGGACGCCCAACTCAAAAAATG ATTGATGAAGCTGCTGATAGGTATAGCTTCATGGCAAGGATGCTGGGCGCTTCTTGGAATGAGTAA
- the LOC133692245 gene encoding L-ascorbate oxidase homolog — MPLNLAGKTAVLCTFLCVSVSIISIVKAEDPYRFFDWNVTYGFIYPLGVRQQGILINGQFPGPDIHSVTNDNLIINVYNSLDEPFLLSWNGIQQRRNSYEDGVMGTTCPIPPGKNFTYILQVKDQIGSFYYFPSLGFHKAAGGFGGIRILSRPRIPVPFDDPAGDYTILIGDWYLSNHTDLKAVLDGGRKLPFPDGILINGRGRNGYYLTVEQGKTYRLRISNVGLQNSLNFRIQNHKMKLVEVEGTHTLQTTYSSLDVHVGQSYSVLFTADQPGQDYYIVVTSRFTSTVLNTTGILHYSNSAGAVSGPFPGGPTIEVDWSLNQARSIRTNLTASGPRPNPQGSYHYGMINTTRTIIVANSAGQVNGKQRYGVNSVSFIAPDTPMKIADYFKIQGVFKENGITDRPYGGGLYLDTAVLTVPYRAYVEIVFQNDEDILQSWHLDGYSFFVVGMDGGQWTTASRDQYNLRDAVARCTTQVYPKAWTAIYIPLDNVGMWNLRTEFWARQYLGQQFYLRVYTDSTSLRDEFPIPKNALLCGRASGRRTRPL, encoded by the exons ATGCCGCTCAACTTAGCGGGAAAAACTGCAGTACTCTGCACATTTTTGTGCGTCTCAGTTTCTATTATTTCCATTGTTAAAGCTGAAGATCCTTACAGGTTCTTCGATTGGAATGTTACTTATGGTTTCATCTACCCTCTTGGTGTTCGTCAACAG GGTATTCTCATCAATGGTCAATTCCCAGGACCTGACATTCACTCTGTGACTAATGACAACCTTATTATCAATGTCTATAACAGCTTAGATGAGCCTTTCCTCCTCTCTTG GAATGGAATTCAACAGAGGAGAAACTCATATGAGGATGGTGTCATGGGGACCACGTGCCCGATTCCTCCGGGAAAGAACTTTACATATATTCTCCAGGTCAAGGATCAGATAGGAAGTTTCTACTACTTCCCATCTCTTGGATTCCACAAGGCTGCTGGTGGTTTTGGAGGAATCAGAATCCTCAGTCGGCCTCGAATCCCCGTTCCTTTCGATGATCCTGCTGGTGACTACACCATTCTTATTGGAGATTGGTACTTGTCCAACCACACG GACTTGAAGGCTGTATTGGACGGGGGCAGGAAGCTACCATTCCCTGATGGAATCCTCATTAATGGTCGTGGACGCAATGGCTATTATCTTACTGTGGAACAAG GAAAAACTTACAGGTTGAGAATATCAAATGTTGGGTTGCAAAATTCCCTTAACTTCAGGATCCAAAACCACAAAATGAAGCTGGTCGAAGTGGAAGGAACGCACACTCTCCAAACTACCTACTCGTCTCTCGACGTTCATGTTGGCCAGTCTTATTCTGTTCTATTTACTGCTGACCAACCTGGCCAAGACTATTATATTGTGGTTACTTCACGGTTCACCTCTACAGTTCTCAACACCACTGGTATTCTACATTATAGCAACTCTGCTGGTGCAGTCTCTGGCCCATTCCCTGGTGGACCAACCATCGAAGTTGACTGGTCACTGAACCAGGCTCGCTCTATCAG GACTAATCTTACTGCAAGTGGACCAAGGCCAAATCCACAAGGCTCATACCACTATGGAATGATCAACACTACCAGAACTATCATAGTGGCAAATTCAGCTGGTCAAGTCAATGGCAAGCAGAGATATGGAGTCAATAGTGTGTCCTTTATCGCACCAGACACTCCCATGAAGATTGCAGACTACTTCAAAATTCAGGGAGTTTTCAAGGAGAACGGCATAACCGACAGACCTTATGGTGGAGGGTTGTACCTGGACACAGCAGTTTTGACCGTTCCTTATAGAGCATATGTGGAAATTGTATTCCAAAACGATGAGGACATTTTGCAGAGCTGGCATCTTGATGGATACAGTTTCTTTGTTGTCGG CATGGATGGTGGACAGTGGACAACAGCTAGCAGGGACCAGTACAATCTTCGCGACGCAGTTGCTAGATGCACTACTCAG GTGTATCCCAAAGCATGGACTGCTATATATATTCCACTCGACAATGTGGGGATGTGGAACTTGAGGACAGAATTTTGGGCACGTCAATATCTTGGACAACAATTTTACTTGCGAGTTTATACTGATTCAACTTCACTCAGAGACGAATTCCCTATTCCAAAGAATGCACTTCTTTGTGGTAGGGCAAGTGGTCGACGCACCCGACCTCTGTAA
- the LOC133690823 gene encoding rop guanine nucleotide exchange factor 1-like, which produces MGDVSSEDWIDQVSERFELDSYCSSADVSGSESDTSSSSFSCRRYDVQGGASTSFTSSTPDFAGNSAYSAPLPVMLPVSGGRYVAIPEEKEEKPESDLSEIELMRERFAKLLLGEDMSGGGQGTCTAAAISNAITNLSASVFGELWKLEPLAPQKKAMWQREMEWLLCVSDSIVELVPSMQEFPGGGTYEVMVAQPRSDLYVNLPALKKLDAMLISILDLFSETEFYYVDRGIVVAGDDVIEEFPLPSSLRRPPIRQEGKWWLPFPKVPPNGLSEELTKRLQQCRECTSQILKAAMAINSGVLAEMEIPDSYFENLPKSGKACLGRMMYRYITAKHFSPDYLLDYLDVSSEYTTLEIANRIEAASHFWSEKFLNRYLGRARDGRSSWGGKVKGFVGETQKRKLLAKRAEILIHNLRLRFPGLPQTALDANKIQYNKDVGYAIIESYSRVMESLAFNIMARIDDLLYVDDATKQRATAESVSPCVQGKFSSRPSKQKSISSSHVSFLHSSSSSMPTAGSSGEVIRIPNGRKHHSLKKSNLRDSLDQTLEKLTF; this is translated from the exons ATGGGGGATGTTTCATCAGAGGATTGGATAGATCAAGTTAGCGAGAGGTTCGAGCTCGACAGTTACTGTTCAAGTGCGGATGTTAGCGGATCGGAGAGTGATACTTCTAGTAGTAGCTTCTCATGCCGCCGTTACGATGTCCAAGGTGGCGCTTCCACTTCTTTCACTTCTTCGACTCCTGATTTCGCCGGCAATTCCGCGTATTCTGCGCCTCTTCCGGTGATGCTCCCGGTTTCTGGTGGAAGATACGTTGCTATTCCGGAGGAGAAGGAAGAGAAACCGGAGAGTGACTTGTCCG AAATCGAACTGATGAGGGAGCGTTTTGCGAAGCTGCTGCTTGGAGAAGACATGTCAGGTGGAGGACAGGGAACTTGCACCGCAGCCGCCATCTCCAATGCCATCACGAATCTTTCTG CGTCTGTGTTTGGGGAGCTATGGAAATTAGAGCCATTAGCGCCGCAGAAAAAGGCAATGTGGCAAAGAGAGATGGAATGGCTTTTATGCGTAAGTGATTCCATAGTAGAGCTTGTTCCGTCAATGCAAGAATTTCCTGGTGGAGGGACTTATGAGGTTATGGTGGCTCAGCCACGTTCGGATTTATACGTGAACCTTCCAGCACTAAAGAAGCTTGATGCTATGCTGATTAGCATTCTGGACTTGTTTTCTGAAACTGAATTTTACTATGTTGATCGTGGGATTGTAGTTGCTGGTGATGATGTTATTGAGGAGTTTCCCTTGCCTTCCTCTTTGAGAAGACCACCAATCAGACAGGAAGGAAAATGGTGGCTTCCTTTTCCTAAAGTTCCACCGAATGGTTTGTCGGAAGAGTTGACAAAGAGGCTGCAGCAGTGTAGGGAATGCACAAGCCAGATCCTTAAGGCTGCCATGGCAATTAACAGTGGCGTGTTAGCTGAGATGGAAATTCCTGATTCTTATTTTGAGAACTTGCCCAAG AGTGGAAAAGCTTGCTTGGGAAGAATGATGTATCGCTACATAACTGCCAAACACTTTTCCCCAGATTACCTTCTAGATTACTTGGATGTGTCATCAGAATACACCACTTTGGAAATAGCGAACCGGATAGAAGCTGCCTCACATTTCTGGAGTGAAAAATTCCTGAATAGGTACTTGGGTCGTGCAAGGGATGGGAGGTCATCATGGGGCGGCAAGGTGAAAGGCTTTGTTGGTGAAACACAAAAAAGGAAACTTCTAGCAAAACGAGCtgaaattctcatacataaCTTAAGGCTACGTTTTCCTGGCCTCCCACAGACGGCTTTGGACGCAAACAAGATCCAATATAACAAG GATGTAGGGTATGCTATTATTGAGAGCTATTCTAGGGTGATGGAAAGCTTGGCCTTCAACATAATGGCAAGAATTGATGATCTTCTATATGTGGATGATGCTACCAAGCAACGTGCAACCGCAGAGTCAGTATCTCCTTGTGTTCAGGGAAAGTTTAGTAGTAGACCATCTAAACAAAAGTCGATATCATCTAGCCATGTTTCATTTCTACACAGTTCCTCGTCTTCAATGCCAACTGCTGGCTCCTCCGGtgaagtaattaggattcctaatGGAAGGAAACACCATTCCTTGAAGAAGAGCAATTTAAGGGACTCGCTAGATCAGACGCTAGAAAAACTAACATTTTGA
- the LOC133690537 gene encoding uncharacterized protein LOC133690537, whose amino-acid sequence MGSLSALNLPLQYPTARRDDSVIDDYHGVKIADPYRWLEDPDAEEVKEFVQEQVTLTESVLKTCDTRQKLHEKITKLFDHPRYYVPFKRGNKYFYFHNTGLQAQDVLYVQDCLEGEPEVLLDPNGFSEDGTVSLNTLSISEDAKYLAYGLSTSGSDWITIKVMHVEDKIVEADTVNWVKFTSIGWTHDSKGFFYSRYPAPKEGENLDAGTETNANLYHELYHHFVGTDQSEDILCWRDSENPKYMFGAGVTDDGKYLLLYITENCDPVNKVYYCDMSAFSDGLEGFKGGKSLLPFIKLIDNFDAQYQHIANDDTVFTFLTNKDAPKYKVVRVDLKEPGSWIDVVPESRKDVLESACAVNGDKMIVSYLRDVKYVLQIWDLNTGSLLHQLPIDIGSVTGISARRKDSTVFIGFTSFLTPGIIYQCNLDTGVPDMKIFREITVPGFDRTEFQVNQAFVPSKDGTEIPMFIVAKKNIKLDGSHPCLLYAYGGFNISLTPSFSVSRTVLTRHLGAVFCIANIRGGGEYGEEWHKAGSLARKQNCFDDFICASEYLVTAGYTQPKKLCIEGGSNGGLLIGACINQRPDLFGCALAHVGVMDMLRFHKFTIGHAWTSDFGCSDKKEEFGWLIKYSPLHNVRRPWEQHPEQHSQYPSTMLLTADHDDRVVPLHSLKLLATMQHILCTSLKNSPQTNPIIGRIDCKAGHGAGRPTQKLIDQAADRYSFMAKMVGASWNQ is encoded by the exons ATGGGTTCCCTCTCAGCTCTTAACCTACCATTACAGTATCCAACCGCTCGCCGAGACGACTCTGTAATTGATGATTACCATGGTGTAAAAATCGCAGATCCTTATAGATG GCTTGAGGATCCTGATGCAGAGGAAGTAAAAGAGTTTGTACAGGAGCAAGTTACATTGACAGAATCAGTATTAAAGACATGCGATACAAGACAAAAACTTCATGAAAAAATCACTAAGTTATTTGATCACCCACGATATTATGTGCCGTTTAAGCGAGGGAACAAgtatttttactttcataatactGGGCTTCAGGCTCAAGACGTCCTCTATGTGCAG GATTGTTTAGAGGGAGAGCCAGAGGTTTTGCTTGATCCTAATGGATTTAGTGAGGATGGGACAGTGTCGTTGAATACCCTTTCGATCAGTGAGGATGCTAAGTACTTGGCCTATGGACTTAGTACAAGTGGGAGTGATTGGATTACAATTAAAGTTATGCATGTTGAGGATAAGATAGTTGAGGCTGATACTGTAAATTGG GTTAAGTTCACCAGTATTGGTTGGACACATGACAGCAAGGGGTTTTTCTATAGCCGATACCCGGCTCCCAA AGAGGGAGAAAACTTGGACGCTGGGACAGAGACTAATGCGAATCTTTATCATGAGCTATACCATCACTTTGTGGGTACGGATCAATCTGAAGATATACTATGCTGGAGAGATTCTGAAAACCCTAAATACATGTTTGGAGCTGGTGTGACAGATGATGGAAAG TATCTTCTCCTATATATTACGGAGAATTGTGATCCAGTCAACAAAGTATACTACTGTGATATGTCTGCATTTTCTGATGGCCTTGAAGGTTTCAAGGGAGGAAAAAGCCTGCTCCCATTTATTAAACTTATTGATAACTTTGATGCCCAGTATCAACACATTGCAAATGACGACACTGTATTTACTTTCTTGACTAATAAAGATGCCCCCAAATATAAAGTAGTCCGGGTTGATTTGAAGGAGCCAGGTAGTTGGATTGATGTTGTTCCAGAATCTAGAAAAGATGTCCTCGAATCAGCATGTGCTGTTAATGGTGATAAAATGATTGTTAGTTACTTGAGAGATGTGAAGTATGTATTACAGATATGGGATTTGAATACAGGATCTCTGCTCCATCAACTACCTATTGACATTGGTTCGGTTACAGGGATTTCTGCTCGGCGCAAGGATAGTACAGTGTTTATAGGGTTCACTAGCTTTCTCACCCCTGGTATAATATATCAATGCAATTTAGACACTGGGGTTCCTGATATGAAGATATTTCGTGAAATTACTGTGCCTGGATTCGATCGCACAGAGTTCCAAGTGAATCAG GCTTTTGTGCCTAGCAAGGATGGTACCGAGATACCAATGTTTATTGTGGCCAAGAAGAATATAAAGTTGGATGGATCGCACCCATGTTTGCTATATGCCTATGGTGGATTTAACATTAGTCTTACACCATCGTTTAGTGTCAGTCGTACTGTACTGACTAGGCATTTAGGTGCTGTCTTCTGCATTGCAAACATTCGTGGCGGCGGAGAATATGGTGAGGAATGGCATAAAGCAGGCTCACTTGCCAGAAAGCAGAATTGCTTTGATGACTTCATTTGTGCTTCTGAGTATCTTGTAACTGCTGGTTACACCCAACCAAAGAAGTTGTGTATTGAAGGTGGAAGCAACGGCGGGCTTCTTATCGGTGCTTGCATAAATCAG CGACCTGATCTTTTTGGTTGTGCTCTGGCTCATGTTGGTGTTATGGACATGCTGCGATTCCACAAGTTTACCATAG gtCATGCTTGGACTTCTGACTTCGGCTGCTCAGACAAGAAGGAAGAGTTCGGTTGGCTAATCAA GTACTCGCCATTGCATAATGTCCGCAGACCATGGGAGCAACATCCTGAACAACACTCTCAGTACCCATCAACGATGCTACTGACTGCTGATCATGACGACCGAGTTGTGCCGTTACACTCACTGAAGTTATTGGCT ACCATGCAACATATTTTGTGCACGAGCTTGAAGAATAGCCCCCAGACCAATCCAATAATCGGCCGCATTGATTGTAAAGCTGGACATGGAGCTGGACGGCCAACTCAAAAATTG ATTGATCAAGCAGCTGATAGGTATAGCTTCATGGCAAAGATGGTGGGCGCTTCTTGGAATCAGTAG